In the Maniola hyperantus chromosome 13, iAphHyp1.2, whole genome shotgun sequence genome, TGGTGCCAACCCCGTGAGCACAAATGGGCCGTCTCCGAATGGCAGTAACGGGAATTCTAATAACAATTCCTCTGCGAAAATAGAACAGCTGAACTCCATGCGAGAGGCGTTGTACAGCCAGGACGGCTGGGGAGGCGTAAGTAGCTCTATTATAACAATTTTAATATCCTTTCTATCTGTTTTTAGCCGATTGTGGCAAAGCAAAGGAAGGGTAATGTGTTTAACACTGTATGAATGTATGATTTTGACAAATGAGGTCTTTGTATAAATCCAAAATATTATACACTAGCTTTTATTCCCGCTAttttgtccgcgtagactacacaatttcaaactccacccctttagggattgaattttcgaaaatccttacatctgcatgtcaaatttcagcccgatccgtccagtggtttgaactgtgcgttgatagattagtcagtcagtcagcttttccttttatatttagatacattTATACAGCcatgaaaaaaaagtgcgattgCGATCTACACCattaatatcatttaaaaaaattagtctGGCTTGTCTATCGTTCGTTCGCCTAGATCTTTATTTCGTGTCGTCAGTCGTCAACTTAATTACAATTTGTGAATCGTTTTTTAATGtgcatgttttttaaataaaaaattgagcACGTATCTATTGCTTTACTTGATGAATAAAATCTGCCAAGTGAGAGCCGAACTTGCACACGAAGAGTAGGTACTagaagtattttaaattttcatggcggccattttgaaatttttattattttattattctgtgaaaactttaactctacctattacggttcacgagacgCTGACAGAcgggacggatggacggacagcggagtcttagtaagaGGTTCCCATTGGCACCCTCGCGTACGGAACAATAAATCGAAGTTTTATTACAGGCATCAGTGACAGACTGCAGAATGCAATGTTTGGTCTATTTTTAACTGAACGACCTACCTCACTTGGTTAGTTACATTTGCGACTTGCGACAGATTTGAAATATAAATGTGGATAATTTTAACAATGTAATATGGGTTGTTGTGGGCGAAAGATTGGCCTGCCATGAGTTATTTACATTGGTATGCCAAAATTACTCTTTGAATTTCACATTACCAAATGTAAACAACAGGAGCTTTGAattttaatttctgtttttATTATGTAACTTATAAATCCTTATACTTTATGAAAGCAGCAGCAAACATTCTCTACAGCATCTGGGTGGTGTTTGTAAATTGTCATTCTTTATTGTCGCCGTTTCTTAACACTTGAAATAATCGTAAATCAGCATGTTGGCAAAGATTCCAATTCAAAAATCAACAAAAGAGTTTGAGTGAAACCTCATTTTtgcacgactgcccaaaaaggaGTGTCATATTTTCAGAGTTGATGTATGAGTGTGAGATCTTCTAAATACCTGAGTATgtggtatcgttagaatccttacatcatctcgAGTGACACTGACTATAAATTTTTTGGGGATAAAACCTaaatggcgccattttcaaacgTGAACGTTTTTTGGTAAGGCAgttgtattttgaaaattatttgatTATGACTTGTTATTTATAGCAACACGTGAACCAAGACACCAATTGGGATGTGCCTGGATCCCCTGAACCGGGTTCGAAAGTTGAACCGATCACTGGAGCCCAACCAGCTTGGAAGCCGACCATAAATAATGGTGCTTTTCTCGGAACTGATCTTTGGGAGGCCAATTTGAGGAACGGGGGACAGCCTCCGCCGCAGCCCGCTTCGAAGACTCCATGGGGACATACCCCTACGACTAATATCGGGGGTACATGGGGCGAAGATGACGACGCTGCGGATACTGGGAACGTTTGGACGGGGGCTCCTCCCCCCCAGCAATGGCCGGCTGGACCTCCCCAACATACGCAGCAATGGGCAGTACCGAAGAAAGACGACTGGAATGCTTGGGGTGAACCTCACAGGCCTTCCGACCCGAGGCTCGACCCTCATCGCACTCCCGACCCGAGGCAGCAGCCCGCGGATCCGCGTCACGACCTGCGCGGAGGAATCTCTGGGCGACTCAATGGAGATATGTGGAGCCAGCATCATCAACACCCTAGCGGAcctaacaagatgatgcccACTAGCAGTGTCAACCAATGGGGTGCACAGGTAAAACATTTTTTCCAAatctcaaatcaaataatttatgttGTGCTGTGATTGGTTAgatgtaacaataataattgcttGATATAAATTGGCATTTACTAGTTACATTTGAGTTCAAAAGTGCTTGTCCTTGCTTGATTCAAATTCTGATCATTTATTATAGCTAAAATGCTTTTTATACAAATGTCGAAGGCAGGTACACCATGGGATAGGTACCAAACTTTAACTTGAGTTGTTAATTGAAGTGGGATATCGATATGTAGATATTTGCTTCAAGTGGGTATTACGAGTGCTCTATccataggtatataatatagaatTATGAATACAGGTACCCTACATATTATACTTCGCGACTAGCGTCCTCTATACTTTCTATCGATAAATAAATCAGACAAGGCACGTAcaataactatttatttttgGTCAGGGCCCCAAAGAACCTATCAAGTCAGCTGGATGGGAAGAGCCGTCCCCACCAGCGGCGCGTCGTACCGGCACCGGTTTTGACGACGGCACGTCACTATGGCAACGCGGCATGGGCGGCATGTCTCGAGGAGCGCCTCAAGGCCCGCCCGCGTCCCAAAGAATCGCGCCCGCACCTACCAAACCTGACGCGGTGTGGGGAGCGCATTCCCAGAGAAACGGGTCCTGGGAGGAACCTCACGCAACTGGATGGGGGGAAAGAGACGTTCCCGCTTGGCCTGATGCGTCTGGCCCAGCTTTATGGCCTGTCCCTAAGCCGAAACCCAGTGGACCTGCTGCCTGGCCTGATGACATTGGAGAGTGGGGAGGACCCAAGCCGCCTCAGAGCGCAATGCCCCATGGCAAGCAGCTGCCTAAAGAGATGGTGTGGAACAGCAAGCAGTTTAGGTTGGTTAAACTTTATTTGAAACTGAGTGTTCCTTATGTATTGATTAGTTCTTTGGATTCCTTATTAGTAACAGATTTTAGGAAGCCTCAATAGGAGGAATGCAATATTTATTTCCCATTGGCTTCTGATAtgaattcttttttatttggCCTGATGTAAGGCATCACAAAGTAATAATTTTACCTAATATAACTAGCTGTATATGTAGTGACTttcttaaatattaaatacttacttcaCCATGTTCAAAATCCATTGATTAAAATACCTCATATTTCTTCATGTGTCTTTAGTCTTAGTGCAATGACTATAAACATTGTTTGTACAGTAAATGAATAATAAGCAATACAGAATTCTTAACATTAAATTTCTTTCGCAGATACCTTGTTGAGTTGGGCTATAAGAAGGAAGACGTGGAGGCAGCGCTCCGCAGCCGCGATATGAATGCCGAGGAAGCCCTGGAAGCACTAGTAGCCGCGCGCGGAGACGGCTGGAGGCGTGACGACCATTTCCACCACGGGCCTTTCCAGCCACAGCCCACCGTGCCCTCGGTGCCGCCCGCAGTCGTGCAGAAACTGCTCAACCAGCCACCACCGCCTTCCGTGCAGCATCATCCGTCTTACAACCCAAATAGGTGAGTTATAGAACTTTCCAAACCCTTTAGGAAAGTTAGGACCATCATGCACAAGAGAAGAGATCGACTTAGTGCGGGAACTAGTCTAGAAGAAGGAAGAACGTAAGTGTAAATTTTATCATTGGATAGTCCTAGATCTCCACAGTTGGATCATAAAAGTCGAGGAAGCCTTGGAAGTACTTAAAGCCACGCGCGAAGATGGCGGGAGACATGACGACCATTTCCACCACGGGCCCTTCCAGCCACAGCCCACCGTGCCCTCGGTGCCGCCCGCAGTCGTGCAGAAGCTGCTCAACCAGCCACCACCGCCTTCCGTGCAGCATCATCCAGAGACAACTCAAATAggtgaaaatagcaatatttgttcatgaatacattttaatttttttatgtgatgtaaccacaaggttttcagatttttcccctcatgtctgctataagacttagctttctgccaaatttcaagattctaggtcaacgggaagcaccctgtaggtttcttgacagacagatagacggatagacagacagacagacaacagtgaCCCTAAAAAGTCGCTCGCTACCTACGCTCTTATAAGAATCTTATtctgattaaaaaaaagcaaaagctgactTGTTTCCTTTCTGCATTATGAAGAAAAAAACTTTTAACTAAACGGTAGTGGACATTTGGCCAAACAACCTGAATGTAAAAGTTCTTGCTTATTTTGAATGTGATTGTGTTTGTCACTTGACTGAGTGAAGCAGACCctgattgcaaaatatttttaagttacaCATGAGATAAGAGTTGTATATGTATTGAGATAACGATTGATATTATGTTGTTATGTATTCCAAGATTTCAATTCATTAGGTATTTAATATCGTTGCACAATAATAATTCTATAAAAAGATGCTTAATCATTGTGATATCAGCGACAATAATTTGGACCTTTGAGGGCCCGCTATCACTTGAACTATGAAATTCTAAGATTTCAAGCTCCAAATTTACCATCGTAGGACGAACTTTCAAATAATTGAATACATGTTTACAATAAATCAAACTTTCGTTTTGACCTTTAATGtatcatatttacaaaatctattttatttattttttagtgtCCAATCTCCCGcacctagttttaattaaataaataacagactCGAATTTGAAGCCCTAAATCTGTCCTTGAAAATAATCTAATTTACTGGAAAAAATACTTGAATATCAGAAATATAGTCTTATTGACTTATAATGTACTAgaatatggatttttaatcaCATTGCTGGGTAAAAAAAGAACtgttgccaattttcatgaattATATGGCTAAAGACaactttttgtattgaataaaacataaattcaaccaaaaaTTTATACCTTAATAAACTATGTTCTTTAACAAATCTATTTGTATAGTTTTAGTAACAATCCATTTATTTGATCAagcataaaaaattataaacatcactctaaattactataaaTAGCCACGCAATGGCTTCGTTCGTATGGCCGAGCGTAAATTTGTAAACCTCCTCCTAAGAGCGAGCGCGCACCTAGATGTTCTGTATTAGTTGATTTTCTCCCCTTTAGAGTATTGATTTGAAGGCAATTATTAGGGCGGACACAAACTATCGACTGCATTTATAGACTGGTTGGTCTAACTAAACGGACAGAAGTATATGGAGCAGCAGTAATTAGAGGGTGTATCGTATCGCCTTGACACGATTGACTTATTTATTAGATATGGATTTTCAAGCTGTTCGGAATTGTGGAAAAAATGTTATAACATATTCACCTTCCTCTTTTTGTATTAATGGTATTAAaagactagaggatgcccgcgacttcgtccgcgtggatttggtttttgtaaaaatcccgtgggagctctttgactttccgggataaaaagcctatgtccttccccgggatgtaagcagACAGATTTTCACATTAAAGTATGCTGTGAAAATTAAGTATAGTCcaacaaaatgagaactcactcgccattttaactctatgtggtCAACTGTCATGCCTAAAGTATGTAAGGTGTTCCGtgttagtccttattttaaaggtgaactgtacttttgatcTGAAAGTTGACAcataagttaaaatggcgagtgagatctcattttgcACGCATTATAATTTTCAGTCGCATCCCTTACTACGCATACTCGCACATTCACAGCCAAAGTTATCTATTATTTTTTGGGAAACGTCTATTTAGTTGAGaaaaacttataattttttttgtgaacagTGGAACCGGAAGCAGCGGTCAGCCCAGCACGGCTCAACTGCGCATGCTCGTACAACAGATACAGATGGCCGTATCTGCCGGATACTTGAACCACCAGATCTTGAACCAACCGCTGGCTCCACAGACGCTGGTCCTGCTTAACCAGCTTCTGCAACAAGTAAGTTAatcatttttgtttatttgtctgGTGGAAgactacggccgtggctagttaccaccctaccggcaatcCGTGTTGCCAAGCGATTTTTAGCATTCCTATGCGATGTCGCGTCGGAACCGACCAGGGGAATGGGCTTTAAggaaactgccatactccttctagGTTAGTCCGCTACCATCTTGACTTCATCTtctcttaccaccaggtgagaagggctaacttgtataagaATAAAAAAAGCTAGGGAAACATATCGTACACCCTGAGGAAGCTACTCCAATTCCGATTAAAATGTGCTGTCTGGTGGCCACCAGTATTGGcgtgaaaatataaaattgtcgGACATCAAAATAGGtcagatagtaggtaggtatagtctgcgcaatagcatttttaggcTTCAGTGGGGCGCGCTACGCGAGGAAGCAGAACGTACCAGCCCGCGCGCCGCGTTCGCCatttgcattagtgtgagtgctacattcgtacacagtacaccagcacgtggaacaatacctgcaCGAGCTCGCACTTGCATCGTAGGTCAGACGCTACTATTaaactgccgggaactatacTTGCGCAGCCccaaaagaagaaagaagttaAAATTCTATATCATATTATTTAGCTTTCCTAGCATGACTTAAGatattggatagaagcaggcattATTTTATGCCGCTTGCGCTGTAGGATTTTTTCTCGGATGACGTGACCAAGTAAAACCCAGCATAAGCCCTAGCATAAGTAAAAGCCCTAAACCAATTCCATACTTTTGTATAACGCATACAAAGTAACAATGGACTTGTTGTCATATTTGCTCTAACTTGCTAaacgttttcaattttaaatctCAAGCcaggtttagattagcaacaaaacttgcagaagttgacttccgcaagctattcctaccgtgtaaacaatcacaTCAAGCTCACTTCCACAAGTTATCTTGGAAGCCGCTTGCAGAAGCAACTTGTgattgctcgtagtgtaaacagttctgcaagtacttgcggaataacttgcaagaagttcttgctagtctaaacctcgcttgACGCTCGCAAAACCGAGTGCAAAAGCAGATTTAAacgcatataaaaataaatgaaatagttTGTTTACAAACAAGCTCAGATTGAAAGGGCGTTGCGTAACGTTACGCGTAGTAAATGATGGCATGAGTCATCAGTTCCAGTGAAAAGGAAGCTGTTTGCAAACAAACCGCATGCTATATAGTCCTATTTACATTATGTTGTATACAAATATTTCGTTTTATTGAGTAACTGTGATTGCCCACATCTATTTATGGATAATCGCGTCACTTTATTTTAACGACctgcctggcgcagtggtgagcgctgtggtcttaccAGTGGGAGGTGAcgtgttcgattcccggcaggggaaattcgtaattgtataatttctaaatttcctctggtctggtctggtgggagacttcggtcGTGACTAGGTACAGTACCcgccaggaaatattgtacatcgacctttaaaaagagatagcggtttcgtagagcgttgtctctgtcgttaagaccgacaaaacgtcacaggtatgagtgacagagacaacgctctacaaagccgaaatctcattctaaaggtcgatgtaacaATATTATACTACCCGCTATTTTTACGATCGTGTTGTTGCTTGCCGCCGCGCTGTGCCGaaagataaaattagtttaagtttgttactataatttctcattaagtgaaatttgtatatctgatttcttttgagaataaaattctttaaccacaaaggTCAATgtaacaatatttcttgccggcaactgtaccaccctaccagtaaagccatgccgccaagcaattgccgcgagtttcttgctggttcttctcggtaggaacggcattccgaaccagtggtaaattaaaactacctgactattcataagtactttaaaaagtttacatgaataaaaaacattctattctattctaattagcgttccggtacgatgccgtgtagaaaccaaaggggtattagtttaataaaaactgccataccccttccaggttagcccgcttccatcttcgaATGAATGCATCATCTTTTTCCATCAGGTCagattgcagtgaagggctgacttgtatctaaaaaactaaaaaaatataatgtatttcatgaagattttttttaacaaataaaagAGTATAAATTATCTCTCTGTATTCGAAAGGAAACCACCTGTGTCGAGGCCTTGTAATTTATCGTTTGAATTTTATTCAGTTCGACACTTCAAAGTAGATCTGTGTTCGTGATTCGGCATTCACAGCCGGCTGGGGTCGTTATGCCAATTATCTATTGTATGCAAATCACTTTATGGGCCCGTTCTCTACTGCGAAAGGAAAAACACCTAAGTAATGACGATTTTACATTTCTAACTTTATAGTTGATTGTTTTGATACATATCTTATGTTGTTTGGATTTATGTTGACCTTGCCAATCAGACCTATAAAATTactatcaatattttatttattatactagctgatgtaaGCGAATTCGcctggatttagttttttataaccctgtgggaactatttaattttccgggataaaaatgccCGTCCTATGttgctctccaggtcttaaactatacccatgcaaaaaatcacgtcgatctgtaactccgttgcgacgtgattgaagaacaaatcaacaaaccaaacAACTTTTGACGTGATATCAACTGTAACTTACATTAATAAAGTACCAGAAGAGCATAGTAATACTGAGACTCATAGTTGAAACTAGGCTCAGGCACTATAAAAATTTCCATACAACACTTATGCACAAGATCGTATAAAGCagttttagtccgcttacaACCAGCATAAAAAAGATCTTAacttactgtttaaatttgtattgtgcactaaaatttagagtctttaaatgtgaaagtcatgttccgttccttttttagcattgttaaaaagaaaagcatgcagatactctaaatttagtttagagaaagacaaaggaatcggtgccattgtacTGTTATAAGTTACTGATGATCTTTAATTTGTCGTAGATCAAAGTGTTGCAGCACCTGGTACAGCAGCACACGCTGGCCATACCGAAGCCGAACTCGTCCGTCGCGATGCAGTTTTCCATGCAGATCACGAAGGCCAAGCAACAGATTACCGGTCTCCAGGTATGTATCTATATAAAAACTAGTTGCCTAGCCCTTCTTTTCGCCTGGGTCGAACAATTGTctaaattgactgactgactgactgactgactgactgactgactgactgttgcCTGAGTTGCTTTACAAAACAGGCCGGGCATTAACTAGCTAATGTATTGTATGTAATGTTTTctcatataaatacatataatatgtcaCACTTCATTATATAGATGTATCTGAGAATAGATCGTGAAGCCTTTTGAACTCGGtctttatttatagtttttccTCGTAAAGCGATAATAAACTTTTCTATGACCTAACTAAGGTATTTCGTAGGATTTAAGGCGGTCACGCGTTCACTCATCTTTGAAGACTATTGGTTCTTTAAGAATTATTGTTTCTTTAAAAAgtcgggttttttttaaatttatggactagcgcttggctgcaatcagatctgctggcaagtgatttCTTTCATGCAGCATTTGATCGATTGTTGCTTATTATTTTGTCTAAACTTTAAAAAGAGATGGAAAAAAGATGTTTTTAGTTGAATAGGTATGCTCTGGCAATCCTATTCACCCTCGAATTCCCTGTACCAAATTCGTGTGCATTTAGCAGAATTTGTATGTTACGTTATCTAGTCTAAAGTTGAAGTTTTTCTATAGTAAAGCAGCTAGGCACTCAAGTATAATCTTTTCTACAGAACCAAATAGCAAACCAGCAAGCACTATACATGCAAAAGCAACAAACTGGCGGCAGCGACTTGTTCAAGCAGAGTCATGACCCGCTCGCGCCGCTGCATAACAACTTCAGTGACTTGAACATCAAGGACTCACAATCCGTAAGTTCATTACCATCCGTTGTACTTAATCAGCAATCTCTCTACATGAAGTAACCAATGGTGTTAGCGATCTGTTGAAGTTGAGTCATGACCCGCTCGCGCCGCTGCTTAACAACTTCAGTGATTTGAACATCAAGGACTCGCAAGTCACAATGCGTAAATTCATTACCATCCGTTATACTGAACCAGCAATCTCTACATGAAGCAACCAACTTGTTCAAGCAGAGCCATGACCCGCTCGCGCCACTGCATAACAACTTCAGCGACTTAAAAATCAAGGACTCACAATCCGTAAGTTCATTGCCATCCGTTGTACTGAATCAGCAATCTTTCTACATGAAGCAACCAACTTGTTCAAGCAGAGTCATGCCCCGCTCGCGTCGCTGCATAAAAACTTCACGTGTGGTGGCGCGCTATTGGGAAGGCAGCAGCGGACGCAAAGGCTGATTGATTGGTTAATTGGATTTCAATTTGAATTGTTTTGAACAGGCCTACGGCCCCGGCAACCAGCAATCACGCTTGACCCAGTGGAAGTTGCCGTCTCTCGACAAAGACGGCGAAGGAACCGACTTCAGCCGCGCTCCCGGCACGGCCAAGTCTGCCACCAGCCCGCAGCTCGGCCAGCTTGGTCTGCAACCTGAATCGTGAGTATTTGATTTGAAATTCTGCTGTATTACCCCATTATATTAAAgccttttaaaataatacacataGCAAAAAGCCTGTTTGTAAGATTTTTGTTATCCTCGATAATTTAAGTTTGGAGTTATGGCGAagtctattaaaattattaggGGATGAAAAATTATACAGTGTTCAAAATTTATGCGGTTGTTGTGTTTCACTTTGACTTGggtttaattgaataaagatTCATAGATGAGTATTATTTTATAGTCCGTAAAacatgactcctcacgcgccattttaactcgggtcaactgttatgtcaaaagtacggctcACCAAAACgaacttttgacataaaaaaaAACGCGCCAAGAATCgtatagatttttagtgcgttttattgtgaaatataaaatttgacaaaggggaataaaatgaatgtgtgAACTTCGCTACTGGAATAATGTGGAGGTTTTATCTCCCTATGCCTGGGTATTTTCTCTCTCCACTGTATACATGTTTATcgcacacaaaaatagaatgtaggtacattctacaTTGGCGAACTTAAATACCCAGATCCTAGAGATATTGTGCGGTGCAAACTTCTGTGGAGTGATCATGATCACAAACAGCCGTCTGCAAATGCTGTTTCTCCTTTTGAGACGTTCAGGAACTCTAAAGTAGATACCATCTTATCATAAGAGGTGCTCCCAGCGGTATCGGCCCTATtgcttttataaattatttttgaactgTATTTAATCCCAGTGAGTGTGTACAAGTTGCAAATGTCTGCAGTACATGGGGCATGGGGCGCGCGTCAGAAGGCTGGGGCGACTCTGGCGCCGACGTGGCCGACGGCAAGGACGCCTGGCCGTCACACGCCACTCACCCGCCTGCATACGACCTGGTGCCTGAATTCGAGCCCGGCAAGCCCTGGAAGGTAATTCTTCCTTACTTTACCTATAAAGGTCACTTTAAGGTCATAGGGGTCTTAACTTGAACTACTTGCACTGGACTACGACTAGAACCCGCAGCCGAGTAAGCTAGCTATTAGACCAACTAGGCAGTTAAAGTGAGTCAAGTTTTAAGTGGAGTCTGCAGTACACGGGGCATGGGACGCGCATCAGAAGGCTGGGGCGACTCTGGCGCCGACATGGCGGACGGCATGGACGCCTGGCCGTCCCACGCCACTCACCTGCCTGCCTACGACCTGGTGCCTGAGTTCGAGCCCGGCAAGCCCTGGAAGGTCTACTTTACCTAAAAGGTCACTTTAAGGTCATAGGGTTCTTAACTTCAAGTACACACATTTGATTACAAGTTGGTGCTTGAGCTTGAGCCCAGCGGAGCTTggaaggtagtaggtacttcctAACTAACTATACAAAGGTTACTTTAAGGTCGTGTCATTTATCACACAAAATAACAAAGTTGTAAACGAAATACGTTGATTAACAGGGCAACCAAATGAAGAACGTGGAAGACGACCCGGCTATGACCCCCGGCTCAGTCGTTCGCTCCCCACTCTCTCTGCCCAGTATAAAAGACACCGACATGCTCGGGGGCAAGACGTCCCCGCCGGGGGGTGAGAGGTCTCTATCCTCATCCACCTGGAGCTACGCACCCCCCGCGACGTCCTCCGGGGGTCTGAAGCCCACGGACGCTTGGGGCGCCAAGCCTCGCCCTGCTCCACCAGGCTTGGCCAAGTGGCCTCAACA is a window encoding:
- the gw gene encoding protein Gawky isoform X3, with the translated sequence MSNVSVILCVPHLIKDNCYSNIDTVTEPMQCNYSTSVSVVNTNKFGAYKRVEEKNESQRVSVKMVDNNIYNVEFVDSIQQNQMIGDTPNYCIPLKINAITVQGISYSDPYFSSFNLNYKMALGAPEYMNKSDYAFKSSVCIKQDEPCTDKTLLKDMSAHKMICETNSRMNTSYDKSLGTDHDNKVKHISIETPKQPQVKTFANGELTFDAMVELLSKEKEILIELRKTEGANSWGIPRSLRLIGGGESSLNAASGWGSPPASNNAANWGGNSSGQTNNGTNNTQQWNNTQRPPTSQADSTNNTANANGNGANPVSTNGPSPNGSNGNSNNNSSAKIEQLNSMREALYSQDGWGGQHVNQDTNWDVPGSPEPGSKVEPITGAQPAWKPTINNGAFLGTDLWEANLRNGGQPPPQPASKTPWGHTPTTNIGGTWGEDDDAADTGNVWTGAPPPQQWPAGPPQHTQQWAVPKKDDWNAWGEPHRPSDPRLDPHRTPDPRQQPADPRHDLRGGISGRLNGDMWSQHHQHPSGPNKMMPTSSVNQWGAQGPKEPIKSAGWEEPSPPAARRTGTGFDDGTSLWQRGMGGMSRGAPQGPPASQRIAPAPTKPDAVWGAHSQRNGSWEEPHATGWGERDVPAWPDASGPALWPVPKPKPSGPAAWPDDIGEWGGPKPPQSAMPHGKQLPKEMVWNSKQFRYLVELGYKKEDVEAALRSRDMNAEEALEALVAARGDGWRRDDHFHHGPFQPQPTVPSVPPAVVQKLLNQPPPPSVQHHPSYNPNSGTGSSGQPSTAQLRMLVQQIQMAVSAGYLNHQILNQPLAPQTLVLLNQLLQQIKVLQHLVQQHTLAIPKPNSSVAMQFSMQITKAKQQITGLQNQIANQQALYMQKQQTGGSDLFKQSHDPLAPLHNNFSDLNIKDSQSAYGPGNQQSRLTQWKLPSLDKDGEGTDFSRAPGTAKSATSPQLGQLGLQPESTWGMGRASEGWGDSGADVADGKDAWPSHATHPPAYDLVPEFEPGKPWKGNQMKNVEDDPAMTPGSVVRSPLSLPSIKDTDMLGGKTSPPGGERSLSSSTWSYAPPATSSGGLKPTDAWGAKPRPAPPGLAKWPQHHVNARAVPSWQASTWLLLKNLTAQIDGSTLKTLCVQHGPLQNFHLYLNQGLALARYSTREEAAKAQMALNNCVLSNTTIFAESPAESEVQMILQHLGSGGGGAWRGGGGAKDGWGGGFPGLWPEQHEQRATPSSLNSFLPPDLLGGESI
- the gw gene encoding protein Gawky isoform X2 gives rise to the protein MSNVSVILCVPHLIKDNCYSNIDTVTEPMQCNYSTSVSVVNTNKFGAYKRVEEKNESQRVSVKMVDNNIYNVEFVDSIQQNQMIGDTPNYCIPLKINAITVQGISYSDPYFSSFNLNYKMALGAPEYMNKSDYAFKSSVCIKQDEPCTDKTLLKDMSAHKMICETNSRMNTSYDKSLGTDHDNKVKHISIETPKQPQVKTFANGELTFDAMVELLSKEKEILIELRKTEGANSWGIPRSLRLIGGGESSLNAASGWGSPPASNNVNSNKGNGNQIPPTSAASQSWQTSPPNMPNSQQNNNGAPQSNGTNNTANANGNGANPVSTNGPSPNGSNGNSNNNSSAKIEQLNSMREALYSQDGWGGQHVNQDTNWDVPGSPEPGSKVEPITGAQPAWKPTINNGAFLGTDLWEANLRNGGQPPPQPASKTPWGHTPTTNIGGTWGEDDDAADTGNVWTGAPPPQQWPAGPPQHTQQWAVPKKDDWNAWGEPHRPSDPRLDPHRTPDPRQQPADPRHDLRGGISGRLNGDMWSQHHQHPSGPNKMMPTSSVNQWGAQGPKEPIKSAGWEEPSPPAARRTGTGFDDGTSLWQRGMGGMSRGAPQGPPASQRIAPAPTKPDAVWGAHSQRNGSWEEPHATGWGERDVPAWPDASGPALWPVPKPKPSGPAAWPDDIGEWGGPKPPQSAMPHGKQLPKEMVWNSKQFRYLVELGYKKEDVEAALRSRDMNAEEALEALVAARGDGWRRDDHFHHGPFQPQPTVPSVPPAVVQKLLNQPPPPSVQHHPSYNPNSGTGSSGQPSTAQLRMLVQQIQMAVSAGYLNHQILNQPLAPQTLVLLNQLLQQIKVLQHLVQQHTLAIPKPNSSVAMQFSMQITKAKQQITGLQNQIANQQALYMQKQQTGGSDLFKQSHDPLAPLHNNFSDLNIKDSQSAYGPGNQQSRLTQWKLPSLDKDGEGTDFSRAPGTAKSATSPQLGQLGLQPESTWGMGRASEGWGDSGADVADGKDAWPSHATHPPAYDLVPEFEPGKPWKGNQMKNVEDDPAMTPGSVVRSPLSLPSIKDTDMLGGKTSPPGGERSLSSSTWSYAPPATSSGGLKPTDAWGAKPRPAPPGLAKWPQHHVNARAVPSWQASTWLLLKNLTAQIDGSTLKTLCVQHGPLQNFHLYLNQGLALARYSTREEAAKAQMALNNCVLSNTTIFAESPAESEVQMILQHLGSGGGGAWRGGGGAKDGWGGGFPGLWPEQHEQRATPSSLNSFLPPDLLGGESI